From a single Cyprinus carpio isolate SPL01 chromosome A3, ASM1834038v1, whole genome shotgun sequence genomic region:
- the LOC109082619 gene encoding NF-kappa-B inhibitor-interacting Ras-like protein 2: MGKSCKVVVCGQGSVGKTAVLEQLLYANHVAGSETMETLEDIYIGSVETDRGTREQVRFYDTRGLRDGHEFPRHYFTFADGFVLVYSIDNKESFRRVEALKKEIDRCRDKKEVTIVVVGNKLDLQDQRRVDSEAAQQWARQEKVRLWEVTVTDRRMLIEPFVHLASKMTQPQSKSTFPLSRNKNKGSGSLDS, translated from the exons ATGGGCAAGAGCTGCAAGGTGGTGGTGTGTGGTCAGGGGTCAGTGGGGAAAACTGCTGTTCTGGAGCAGCTGCTCTACGCGAACCATGTCGCAG GTTCAGAGACCATGGAGACACTGGAGGACATTTACATCGGGTCCGTGGAAACGGACCGCGGCACCCGAGAGCAGGTGCGGTTTTACGACACGCGCGGGCTGCGCGACGGTCACGAGTTTCCGCGACACTACTTCACTTTCGCCGACGGCTTCGTGCTCGTCTACAGCATCGACAACAAAGAGTCCTTTAGACGCGTAGAGGCCCTGAAGAAAGAGATCGACCGCTGCCGAGACAAAAAAGAG GTGACTATTGTTGTTGTGGGTAATAAGCTGGACCTGCAGGATCAGAGGAGGGTGGACAGCGAGGCGGCTCAGCAGTGGGCACGGCAGGAGAAGGTCAGGCTGTGGGAGGTCACTGTGACCGACAGACGGATGCTCATCGAGCCCTTTGTCCATCTGGCCAGCAAAATGACCCAACCTCAGAGCAAATCCACCTTCCCACTCAGCCGCAACAAGAACAAGGGCAGCGGCTCCCTGGACAGCTAG